The window AAACCCCACTATTTTTAGCAGATAGATCGAGAGAGTGGTTGAAATCTAAACAAGGCATTACTTTCAAAAGTTTTCAGCGCTAAATGGAAATCTATCAGCGTTTGGAAGCCGGCTACAGGAATTCCATAAGTcagataatttagaaaaaatatatcaACCAAATTTCAAATCAGCCTAACGGTCACTGACAAATCTGGAGGTTGTAGCTTGAGAGCTCAACGAGGTGTAGGAAAACAGTACTAGGTCTTTGTCACAGCcaacatataataatttactattagAAACATCTCTAACAACACAAACATGAATAAGACATATGCATGTCTTCACCTGTTGGGCTGTTCTCAGCATCCAGGCCACCCTGATCATTGGCCTCTTCCACTGAAGGTCCTGCTGGgtcgctcagatcttcagagaccAGTGTAGgactcttcagctctgagatgctGTCGTTCCTGTTCATCTCCAGCTGCAAATCTTTCACTTCACAGACTGAGATGTTGTCACTAGAGTTAACCTCCAGCTGCACACGCATCTCTCCTGGACTGCAGTATCTGCCTGAGACATGATCCACTGTCACAACCTCCAGCTGCACATCTAACTCTCGAGATGCACTGCCGCTGATAAGGTCGTAGATGTCATCGGTGATCTCAAACTCCAGCTGCACATCTTTATCATCTGATGCCCAGTAGGTGTCACCGAAGTAGAAGGCGTCATTGACGTAAACCTCCAGAAGCACCTCTCTCACGTCTGTGGACATTGTGTCTGTGGTTCTCATACTGACAGATAAGTAATCCGTATCTGGTAATGTCAGTTTGAACTGTAATGTTATCTGATACACACTGTCTGTACAGATTAAATATATCTCGATCTATACGGACTGGCGTTTGTACAAGTGTTGCTAGGTTTGTTTTCGCAGAGTTCACTCAGACAAACGTCTCTGTTGCGAACATCACTCAACTAAAGAGATTCTGCCAGGACGAGTCCTTTTATACTGACTGAGTCTGTGACGTCATGAAACAGTGACGCGTCTTGTTCCAATTGCCATGGAAACGGATTGTTTACCAACGTCAGCATTTTCGCTTTGGCTCATTAGCTcagaaaattaataattatttttaatagcggTTTTCAACTATACTTCATATCGcgtttatttcacatttaacgTTACTATGATTGAATGCAGTTTTACCAtcaaaaaatgattcatttaagttaaacagttcattttaatgtttcatgATTGCATGGTTTGAATCTGAATCAGTCGGACGAATCCTTCACTGAATGAATTTGTAAGGCTACTGTAAGTACAAGACTGTTTAGATATTAAGCCATGTTTTGTGTACTTAAAACTCTAGATACTCCACTTATGGTCATTTCTGTCTAACTTTACCTTAATTGGGACTGATTTGTTCCAAATTATATTCCTTCATTATCCGCTCACTTTCTTTCTCCGTCCTGCTTTCATCAGAAACTCCCCTCAGGACTGACTTTAACTATTTCATCGGCTTCAGTGccttagtatatttatttaatgcgtTAATTTTGCATTGCAGAAACATGCCAATTCGGGTCAGAGTCGCGATTTTGCGGTTcagttttgttttctctctggCTGCGAACCACGTCAAGAGCTCTGAACCGGACTATCTCTTTCCCGACACAGAACAAGCTTTGTGTTTCCATGCAAAAGAATCATATATCATACTCATTTAcaacatttaattgttttattcagtGAAGTAGCTGGTAAGTGCCTCTGATATGCCAAGCGTTTCAATTAGGCGAGCTGGAGCTGCTGCAAAGTCTATGTTTCTGTTTTTGAAGTTCTGAACTTTATGCAATCTCACTCTATAAAAGCACATTTAACCCTTTAATAAATGAATGGTTTAATTTCAAAGGCAAAGTcttaatgtgtaattttttttcttcaatatgaTCTTGTATAGCATGCATTTTGCATCAGTCATTTTGACTGTGTAAATATTGAATGTATGTGATCTCAGTTTCCTCGAATTCCACCTaaaatattgtaatgtaaaagaattcatacacacacacatataaaatacacacacacacacacacacacacacacatatatatatatatatatatatatattagtggtgggccgttatcggcgttaacgtgctgcgttaacgtgagactcttgtTGGGGGAttaaaaaatatcgccgttaatctattctcaaagttgggttgagagctgggtgcctgggtctatactaggcgagctatgatgacaTTCACCTTGATACTTCACCTTGATATCTGGATACTTACTtattatccagagtgagaaaaaggctgtcaaaatcactctggacccctcacatccagcacactccctctttgaactgttgccatcaggtcgacgctacagagcactgagcactaaacgaccagacacaggaccagtttcttccctcaggcaatccatgttatgaacagctgataataactgcgaacacactacactttatatttatatacacatacactttatttatctaacacacatacttagtatacacttaaattttgcacataatatacatgtacatacataactgcattttgtaatatacctgcctacaattgtcatttgtatattgtcattcactatctacttatttgtatttttcattcttttattatgtgttttatgttctgtcgctgtcattctgttgtactgtggagcttctgtcacgaaaacaaattcgcttgttttaaaggctattttctaggctgttttctattctttaaaaaatctaactacctttctaatctttttgtattctattttcttttcatttattatgcaattgtatatttatgtgtgtgtatatgtgtaaagacctctaactagcttgctatattattttatttttttattccatctgttttctttttatttattatgttaaaatcccatgctatttgtactgtgttaacctaactgagacttgttatagcacttatatatcattgctctttttgttgtttttgattgcttccactgtcttcatctgtaagtcgctttggataaaagcgtctgctaaatgaataaatgtaaatgtaaatgtaaaggcaaACACATCTACCATTTTCTGCATTTTATCTTCTGTTATTTATGTAAAGCTGTGAAAGAACCGGAAATCCCACACCTTCACGGAAAACAACTTCCACATTGCAAAAATAAGGTGGATGAATAAAAGCTCCTTAGCTAAAAAAAAGTTATCTATTTCAACTACTTTATAAAAGTAatttaactgattacatttgatcaaTTTTCTAAATTTCCAATGAATGTTTTCagctgttaatcattttcaaacatttaaaccaggcagggttaaccttacagtgCTCAGCACTGACTActgtcaaaaatcattttaaagcacagcaccacaaaatcagactttagctcatctttttactttgagatcattCTAAGGGAAAATACAAATTTCAAATCATAACAacatatagtttaatagctatgatactgaaatatttttttaaatcaaatcttttCATAGCAATTATATCatgaaacactggcatctaacaatgcctctatttagtttttttatctgtgcacttattcatttgcactgtaagcaattcattaaagtacataaataaaatacataaaatacactgCTGATAGGATTATATCCATCCTATCTATTATATCTATCAGTACAGATAtttatttgcactgtaaaaaacaaatacattacaaaacaaagcagctcattatcaggacattatccattcattttattgacatttctatatgtgcacattttcttttatatctTTTAGTATATCTCTACACTTCTTTTTTAGCTGccattttctcctttttttgcctttttttatgtcCTCTAGCTTTAGTTTTTGCTTGTTCACAAGGTCAGCATTGAGGAGCATCAGCTCCTTCAGGAAGTCTCTGGAGGGCTGGATGCGTCTCGACTTTATGACGTCATCAATGGCATCCTCCACCATCATGTCATGGCAGATCATCAAATATGCCAGAAACAGAGTCGCAGAGTGGTCGACACCCTGCTTGCAGCAAATCAACACCTTACCTgaggaaacaaaaaaagaaatatggtcAAAAAAACTCATGAATAGACTATAACACACTTGATAATAGACAAGATatggagtgtgtttgtgtcagcCCTTACTTCCTGGCTTATTCACGGCCTTGTCAATGAATTTTGCAGCTGGCATGAAGCACTTGCTGATGTCAGAACAGTGTCTGTCCGTTGTAGGCAAGCTGTAATAATTGATGTGCAAGCCTCTGTAATATCTGGACCCTGTATTGACTGTTCCTTCTAGATCTTCAACATAAGATTTTCCCAAGAAGTAGTTCAAGTCCTTTTTGGGCGCTGCAGCGTTCAGAATGTGAGTGATGCACATCTCCTGCAGCATATCTCGGTCTGTTGCAGCCTCTCTGCACAAGAACACAACAGCCTTGGTTAGTcttttatataaaactatttacgttgtagaataaatgacagaacaatGAGAGAAATACAATTGTGTTGCAGACTTACTCGTCTCCGATGAAGACCCTGGGCCAGACATTGGTGACATGTCTTTGTTTGAGCAGTGTACATTGCTTCAAACGATCCTCTAGTTGGAGCATGTTTAAAGGGACGTAGTTTTCCAAACTTGCAAGTTCAGATAACACTGTAGACTCTGGCTCAAGAACGCTTGGACTTGGTGCACCCAAATCCACTGGAGTAGCCAGATCCCATTCAGGTCGTGGCTTGAGAACGCTTGGACCCGGGAGGTACAATTCCACTGAATCAACCAGATCCTCTTCAGCGTCTGGCTCAGGGACACTTGAACCCGGGGCATATAATTCCATCGAGTCCTTATCCCATTCACGTTCAAGAGGATCATCCAGATCCTCCTCAGAGTCCGGCTCAGGAACGCTAGGACTCGGGGTGTACAGTTCCACTGCATCAACCAGATCCCATTTAGGAGGAGCAACCAAATCCTCAATAGGTTTTGGTTCACAAACATTCAGATCCATCTCAGGACATGCTGAGTTCGATCTGTCGTTCTGGAGGAAGGTTTTTTTCGTATTCCTCACTGTAGCATATTCTACTCTCTTAGTTACAACGAAGCCAAGAACTTTCTTATTCTTCGTGGCTTTGGTAGTTtctgacaaaagaagaaaaacatacaatgtggcattagaaacatctctcaccagattaaacatgattaattagTCCAAATTGTAAGAAGACATTTCTATTTGCATCTTTTCACCTTTTGGGCTGGCACATGATTCCTCTGGATCAACCAGATCCAGTTTAGGTTCAGAAGGAACCACGAGATCCAATTCAGGTTCAGGGATACACGATTGCTCGGTATCTAACAGATCCATTTCAGGTTCTGGCTTGAGAGCACTTGGATCTGGAACAAACGATTCCTTTGGATCGGGAAGATCCACTTCACGTTGCCCAACAGTTTCCGGCATTTTTGTCTGGAAAACTGCAAATATTTGCTGGAAGATTGCCACCATTTTCCTGGTTATCTCCCAGACAGTGAGtcctgaaaaaaataagaaaacaaactaGATAAGCCTTGtctgagagttaaaaaaaaaaaaacttttaaaagcttaaAGTTTGAAAAACCTTTCAAACCCCACTATTTTTAGCAGATAGATTGAGAGAGTGGATGAAATCTAAACAAGGCATTACTTTCAAAAGTTTTCAGCGCTAAATGGAAATCTATCAGCGTTTGGAAGTCGGCTACAGGAATTCCATAAGTcagataatttagaaaaaatatagcaACCAAAATTCAAATCAGCCTAACGGTCACTGACAAATCTGGAGGTTGTAGCTTGAGAGCTCAACGAGGTGTAGGAAAACAGTACTAGGTCTTTGTCACAGCTAAgatataataatttactattagaaacatctctaacaacacaaataaacatgaataagacATATGCATGTCTTCACCTGTTGGACTGTTCTCAGCATCCAGGCCACCCTGATCATTGGCCTCTTCCACTGAAGGTCCTGCTGGgtcgctcagatcttcagagaccAGTGTAGgactcttcagctctgagatgctGTCGTTCCTGTTCATCTCCAGCTGCAAATCTTTCACTTCACAGACTGAGATGTTGTCACTAGAGTTAACCTCCAGCTGCACACACATCTCTCCTGGACTGCAGTATCTGCCTGAGACATGATCCACTGTCACAACCTCCAGCTGCACATCTAACTCTCGATATGCACTGCCGCTGATAAGGTCGTAGATGTCATCAGTGATCTCAAACTCCAGCTGCACATCTTTATCATCTGATGCCCAGTAGGTGTCACCGAAGTAGAAGGCGTCATTGACGTAAACCTCCAGAAGCACCTCTCTCACGTCTGTGGACATTGTGTCTGTGGTTCTCATACTGACAGATAAGTAATCCGTATCTGGTAATGTCAGTTTGAACTGTAATGTTATCTGATACACACTGTCTGTACAGATTAAATATATCTCGATCTATAAGGACTGGCGTTTGTACAAGTGTTGCTAGGTTTGTTTTCACAGAGTTCTCTCAGACAAACGTCTCTGTTGCGAACATCACTCAACTAAAAAGATACTGCCAGGGCGAGTCCTTTTATACTGACTGGGTCTGTGACGTCATGAAACAGTGACGCGTCTTGTTCCAATTGCCATGGAAACGGATTGTTTACCAACGTCAGCATTTTCGCTTTGGCTCATTAgctcagaaaataaataattatttttaaaagtggttTTCAACTACATTTCATATCGCGTTTATGTCTGCATTTGCTGCGATCCATCTCCAGCgacacagcatgaaaaaaaaaatcacatttaacgtTACATGCTTGAATGCAGTTTAACCATCAAAAAAGGtcttttgtaagtcgctttggataaaagcgtctgctaaatgaataaaagtaagttaaatgtaatgtaaatgtaaaaaagtattcatttaagttaaacagttcattttcatgtttcatgATTGCATGGTTTGAATCTGAATCAGTCGGACGAATCCTTCACTGAATGAATTTGTAAGGCTACTGTAAGTACAAGACTGTTTAGATATTAAGCCATTTTTTTGTGTACTAAAGACTCATGATACTCCACTTATGGTCTTTTCTGTCTAACGTTACCTTAATTGGGACTGATTTGTTCGATaccaaatacattttgaaacaaagttatttttaatgttggtCAATCATTGTtgtttaaagtaatttaattcataacagttataaataaacaaatgcataatGAAGGGTCATTCCCACAGAAAGCGTTTTTGATGTTGACGCATTACCGCGAGCTCACGCACaaactctctctttcacacacacacacacacacacacacacacacacacacacacacacaccacagtaggctattttcatttcaagtgttgCCTAATTCTTCTGTGTTCAAGACAGTATGGTGTGATTGTTTATAGTggatcattttcatatttaacgtTACGTTATGAACTTGCAGCGGTCAAACACATCCGTCAAGCGCAATGCAACAAAAACTCATTGCATTGAAAACATGCATTGAAAAATCTTGCAAATTATTTATTACTAAAATGTTCTTATTCTATTTGTATCTGTTTCTGGGGAAACACTGGTATgtcagactaactgagacttgtatactgttgccctattggtttaaattgattttatttgctcTACTCAtataagtggctttggataaaagcgtctgctaaatgattaaatgttaatgttaaatgaatatctattaaatgcaataagccaATCATCTAATGccatgaatatgtaaatgtgttattttataatttttcctagcttattttgtattaaatagatTTGTCTAGAGAGAacaattcttaatttttattaCGTGTCATTAAAACATCACATCACTTTACTGACAGGCGACATAAGAGGGACCTGAATTCAGCAGAGAGACGAGTGTTTTACAGACTTAACTACAAAGGTCAAGAGTTCACTTGACTCTTAGAGATTTTTACATTGTACAGCCGCAGCTTGCAATCAACAGTTTAGCGTTTCTATTGCTTTTCAATACAACACATGATAAGACAGACTTATTCAACTTTTGCACTTATGCCTCGTGCGTGAAACTTGGTTCTAAAAACCTGTCATCAAagaatttaaacttaaaaaaaaaatgtgttaaactgGTGATGGGAGAAAATAACCTGCAAAACTTTGAATCAACTGAACCAATTGCTTCACAAAATTATTAACTTGTTAGAAAAGCTCGAAATGCCACATGTTGGGAACGCCTAGGGTTTTCAAGAGCGATAT of the Carassius gibelio isolate Cgi1373 ecotype wild population from Czech Republic chromosome A5, carGib1.2-hapl.c, whole genome shotgun sequence genome contains:
- the LOC128014637 gene encoding uncharacterized protein LOC128014637 isoform X3, with protein sequence MRVQLEVNSSDNISVCEVKDLQLEMNRNDSISELKSPTLVSEDLSDPAGPSVEEANDQGGLDAENSPTGLTVWEITRKMVAIFQQIFAVFQTKMPETVGQREVDLPDPKESFVPDPSALKPEPEMDLLDTEQSCIPEPELDLVVPSEPKLDLVDPEESCASPKETTKATKNKKVLGFVVTKRVEYATVRNTKKTFLQNDRSNSACPEMDLNVCEPKPIEDLVAPPKWDLVDAVELYTPSPSVPEPDSEEDLDDPLEREWDKDSMELYAPGSSVPEPDAEEDLVDSVELYLPGPSVLKPRPEWDLATPVDLGAPSPSVLEPESTVLSELASLENYVPLNMLQLEDRLKQCTLLKQRHVTNVWPRVFIGDEEAATDRDMLQEMCITHILNAAAPKKDLNYFLGKSYVEDLEGTVNTGSRYYRGLHINYYSLPTTDRHCSDISKCFMPAAKFIDKAVNKPGSKVLICCKQGVDHSATLFLAYLMICHDMMVEDAIDDVIKSRRIQPSRDFLKELMLLNADLVNKRKLKLEDIKKRQKRRKWQLKKKCRDLLKDIKENVHI
- the LOC128014637 gene encoding uncharacterized protein LOC128014637 isoform X1; translated protein: MRTTDTMSTDVREVLLEVYVNDAFYFGDTYWASDDKDVQLEFEITDDIYDLISGSAYRELDVQLEVVTVDHVSGRYCSPGEMCVQLEVNSSDNISVCEVKDLQLEMNRNDSISELKSPTLVSEDLSDPAGPSVEEANDQGGLDAENSPTGLTVWEITRKMVAIFQQIFAVFQTKMPETVGQREVDLPDPKESFVPDPSALKPEPEMDLLDTEQSCIPEPELDLVVPSEPKLDLVDPEESCASPKETTKATKNKKVLGFVVTKRVEYATVRNTKKTFLQNDRSNSACPEMDLNVCEPKPIEDLVAPPKWDLVDAVELYTPSPSVPEPDSEEDLDDPLEREWDKDSMELYAPGSSVPEPDAEEDLVDSVELYLPGPSVLKPRPEWDLATPVDLGAPSPSVLEPESTVLSELASLENYVPLNMLQLEDRLKQCTLLKQRHVTNVWPRVFIGDEEAATDRDMLQEMCITHILNAAAPKKDLNYFLGKSYVEDLEGTVNTGSRYYRGLHINYYSLPTTDRHCSDISKCFMPAAKFIDKAVNKPGSKVLICCKQGVDHSATLFLAYLMICHDMMVEDAIDDVIKSRRIQPSRDFLKELMLLNADLVNKRKLKLEDIKKRQKRRKWQLKKKCRDLLKDIKENVHI